In the genome of Polaribacter sp. MED152, one region contains:
- a CDS encoding DNA polymerase III subunit alpha, translated as MYLNCHTYYSLRFGTFSETELLQLAVKNNINCIALTDINNTSACMNFVQQARKTTIKPVIGVDFRNGNSQQFVAIAKNNKGFQQINAYLSSFLESKTNFPNKPKYLADVFIVYPFEKALELNLTSFKKNEFVGVSVAEINKLRFSYLNNYKDKIVIQQQVTVRNKKDFNAHRLLRAIDKNILLSKLPKTEECLETDIMFAYQDLKNHFKDFENVIQNTENLLNQCTINFGFNENRTNQNLEVYTNSFDEDCQLLKKLCAENLKKRYANPTEKVYNRLEKELKVIIDLKFVSFFLINYDIISFAKRNNFFHVGRGSGANSIVAYIIGITDVDPIELDLYFERFINPFRASPPDFDIDFSWKDRDIVTNYIFNRFKNVALLATYVTFKYRAVVRELGKVFGLPKEEIDKLSKGVSTLGNYSRSQKLANTTNNLNKENKSQFDSMAHLVLKYGKLIEGFPNYVSVHSAGILILDKPIHYFSATSLPPKNFPTVQFDMNIADDVGIFKFDILGQRGLAKIKDALILIKENNPNDPEIDITDIERFKNDNNINNLLKTGGAIGAYYVESPAMRGLMQKLQTEDYLGLVAASSIIRPGVSSSGMKDEFIKRHRYPEHRKNANPILLKIMPETYGVMVYQEDVMKVANQFADLTLGEADVLRRGMSGKYRSVSEFKAVENKFIENCRKKGFKDELIFEVWNQIKSFAGYAFAKGHSASYAVESYQSLFLKCYYPIEFMTAVLNNGGGFYSTEHYIHEAKMRGATIELPCINTSDHPNIVKGKTIYLGFGYLKNLEHLLIERILSNRQTEGLFNSLDDFLDRVSISIEQLTILIRINAFRFTKKPKTTLLWEATFRINGTKKNELLSQVKLFAVQHQKFKIPKLENHWLEDVYDQLELLDFTTYNYFSLVVEAYHKHIKAKEMHKYADKNVLLYGKLVTTRYNKTSKGKLMRLSTFIDADGNYFDAVHFTNVVHLYPINGMGIYACYGKITNRFGFCSMNIIKSKKMSIALNPRS; from the coding sequence ATGTATTTAAACTGCCATACATATTACTCCTTACGTTTTGGAACCTTTTCTGAAACAGAACTTTTACAACTTGCTGTAAAAAATAATATCAACTGTATTGCACTTACAGATATTAACAACACCTCTGCTTGCATGAACTTTGTACAACAGGCAAGAAAAACAACTATTAAGCCTGTAATTGGTGTAGATTTTAGAAATGGAAATTCGCAACAATTTGTGGCTATTGCTAAAAACAACAAAGGTTTTCAGCAAATTAACGCTTACCTATCTTCTTTTTTAGAGTCGAAAACCAATTTTCCAAACAAGCCAAAATATTTAGCTGATGTTTTTATTGTGTATCCTTTTGAGAAAGCTCTAGAACTTAATTTAACCTCGTTTAAAAAGAATGAATTTGTAGGTGTTTCTGTAGCCGAAATTAACAAGCTTCGTTTTTCTTATTTAAACAATTACAAAGATAAAATTGTAATTCAGCAACAAGTTACTGTTCGTAATAAAAAGGATTTTAATGCACATCGTTTACTAAGAGCCATCGATAAAAATATTCTACTAAGTAAATTACCCAAAACCGAAGAATGTTTAGAAACTGATATTATGTTTGCGTATCAAGACTTAAAAAATCATTTTAAAGATTTTGAGAACGTAATACAAAATACAGAAAACCTACTAAACCAGTGTACCATTAACTTTGGCTTTAATGAAAATAGAACCAATCAAAACCTAGAAGTATACACCAATTCTTTTGATGAAGATTGCCAACTATTAAAAAAACTATGTGCAGAAAATTTAAAAAAGAGGTATGCAAATCCTACAGAAAAAGTATATAATCGTCTTGAAAAAGAACTTAAGGTAATTATAGACTTAAAGTTTGTATCCTTCTTTTTAATTAATTATGATATTATTTCTTTTGCCAAAAGAAACAACTTTTTTCATGTTGGTAGAGGAAGTGGAGCCAATAGTATTGTTGCCTATATTATTGGCATAACAGATGTAGATCCTATAGAATTAGATTTGTATTTTGAACGTTTTATAAATCCTTTTAGAGCATCTCCTCCAGATTTTGATATCGATTTTTCGTGGAAAGATAGAGACATAGTTACCAATTATATTTTTAATCGTTTTAAAAATGTAGCACTTTTGGCCACCTATGTTACTTTTAAATATAGAGCTGTTGTAAGAGAACTTGGTAAGGTGTTTGGTTTGCCAAAAGAAGAAATAGATAAATTAAGCAAAGGGGTTTCTACGCTTGGTAATTATTCTAGATCTCAAAAACTAGCAAATACTACAAATAACTTAAATAAAGAAAATAAGAGTCAGTTTGATTCTATGGCTCATCTCGTTTTAAAATACGGAAAGTTAATAGAAGGTTTTCCAAATTACGTGAGTGTACATTCTGCAGGAATTTTAATTTTAGACAAACCCATTCATTATTTTTCTGCAACAAGTTTGCCACCAAAAAATTTTCCAACAGTGCAGTTTGATATGAATATTGCAGACGATGTTGGTATTTTTAAATTCGATATTCTTGGTCAGCGTGGTTTGGCAAAAATAAAGGATGCCTTAATTTTAATTAAAGAAAATAACCCTAATGATCCTGAAATAGATATTACAGATATTGAACGTTTTAAGAATGATAATAACATAAATAACCTCTTAAAAACAGGAGGTGCAATTGGAGCTTATTATGTAGAGTCGCCTGCAATGCGTGGTTTAATGCAAAAACTACAAACAGAAGATTATTTAGGTTTGGTTGCTGCAAGCTCTATCATAAGGCCAGGTGTTTCTAGTTCTGGAATGAAAGATGAGTTTATTAAAAGACACAGATACCCTGAACATCGAAAAAATGCAAACCCTATTCTACTTAAAATAATGCCAGAAACATATGGAGTGATGGTTTATCAAGAAGATGTAATGAAGGTTGCCAATCAGTTTGCAGATTTAACGTTGGGTGAAGCAGATGTTTTACGAAGAGGCATGAGTGGTAAGTACAGATCTGTATCAGAATTTAAAGCCGTAGAAAATAAATTTATAGAAAATTGCAGAAAAAAAGGATTTAAAGACGAACTGATTTTTGAGGTTTGGAACCAAATTAAAAGTTTTGCTGGTTATGCTTTTGCTAAAGGGCATTCTGCATCTTATGCTGTAGAAAGTTATCAAAGTTTATTTTTAAAATGCTACTACCCTATTGAGTTTATGACTGCAGTTTTAAATAATGGTGGTGGATTTTACTCTACAGAACATTACATTCACGAAGCAAAAATGCGTGGAGCCACAATTGAATTGCCTTGTATAAATACTAGCGATCATCCAAACATTGTAAAAGGTAAAACAATCTATTTGGGTTTTGGTTATCTTAAAAATTTAGAACATCTTCTAATAGAGCGTATTTTAAGTAATCGTCAAACTGAAGGTTTATTTAATTCTTTAGATGATTTTTTAGACAGGGTATCTATATCTATAGAACAACTAACCATTTTAATAAGAATAAATGCTTTTAGGTTTACAAAAAAACCAAAAACAACTTTGTTATGGGAAGCCACCTTTAGAATTAATGGTACTAAAAAAAACGAGCTGTTGAGTCAAGTAAAACTATTTGCAGTTCAACATCAAAAATTTAAAATACCAAAATTAGAAAATCATTGGTTAGAAGATGTTTACGACCAATTAGAATTGTTAGATTTTACAACATATAATTATTTTTCTTTGGTTGTAGAAGCATATCATAAACATATAAAGGCAAAAGAAATGCATAAATACGCAGATAAGAATGTACTTCTTTATGGCAAACTTGTAACTACAAGATATAATAAAACGAGTAAGGGTAAATTAATGAGATTAAGTACCTTTATAGATGCAGATGGTAACTATTTTGATGCTGTTCATTTTACAAATGTGGTACACTTATACCCAATAAATGGTATGGGTATTTATGCTTGTTATGGTAAAATTACCAACAGATTTGGCTTTTGTAGTATGAATATTATTAAGTCTAAAAAAATGAGTATTGCTCTAAATCCTCGTTCTTAA
- a CDS encoding OmpH family outer membrane protein, giving the protein MKNFKSLLLIAVFTLGFGGVANAQKMGHIDFEKLVAEMPATKKLKSDIEKLGKTYQDEVEGMAKKLDAKMKKYTQEQNTQTKEINEIRAKEVQQENQRYEQLRQTAYQDMQQKQADGLKPIIEKAQKAIELVASEKGISYVFDASMGKGLLVKKGEDLYAAVKAKLGF; this is encoded by the coding sequence ATGAAAAATTTTAAATCGTTACTATTAATTGCTGTATTTACATTAGGGTTTGGTGGTGTTGCAAATGCACAAAAGATGGGTCATATAGACTTTGAAAAATTAGTAGCTGAAATGCCTGCAACAAAAAAATTAAAATCAGATATTGAAAAGTTAGGTAAAACTTATCAAGACGAAGTTGAAGGTATGGCTAAGAAATTGGATGCTAAAATGAAAAAATACACCCAAGAGCAAAATACACAGACTAAAGAAATAAACGAAATTAGAGCAAAAGAAGTTCAGCAAGAAAACCAAAGATATGAGCAGTTAAGACAAACTGCATATCAAGACATGCAACAAAAGCAAGCTGATGGTTTAAAACCAATTATTGAGAAAGCTCAAAAAGCAATTGAACTTGTAGCTTCTGAAAAAGGTATTTCTTATGTATTTGATGCATCTATGGGTAAAGGACTTTTAGTAAAGAAAGGTGAAGACTTATATGCTGCTGTAAAAGCAAAATTAGGTTTCTAA
- the dinB gene encoding DNA polymerase IV: MNKHILHLDLDTFFVSCERLIDSRLKKKPLLVGGTGDRGVVAACSYETRAFGIHSGMSMKIARKLCPEAAVIRGNTGIYSKYSNLVTEIISDKVPVFEKASIDEFYADLSGMDAFFGSYKYASELRQKIIKESGLPISFGLSQNKIVSKVATGEAKPNNQLLINKGFEKDFLAPLSIKKIPSVGQKTYEVLRNLGVDKVKVIQEMPLEMMISVLGKNGKTIWKRANGLDNPPIVTYHERKSLSTERTYNKDTIDVKKLKETIFAMAENLAYQLRKGNKLASVFSVKIRYSDFNTYSKQIKIPYTSADHIIIPTVLDLFQKLYQRRLLIRLVGVKVSDIVNGNYQINLFDDTQQMLNLYNAMDTVRDKYGELSIMRASAMGAKTIGRFSNPFNGEPPLVLAHRKQ, translated from the coding sequence GTGAATAAACATATTTTACATCTTGATTTAGATACTTTTTTCGTTTCCTGTGAACGATTGATAGATAGTAGGCTTAAAAAAAAACCGCTTTTAGTTGGTGGTACAGGAGACAGAGGTGTTGTAGCTGCTTGCAGTTATGAAACTAGAGCTTTTGGCATACATTCTGGCATGTCTATGAAAATTGCCAGAAAACTTTGTCCTGAAGCAGCTGTTATTAGAGGTAATACAGGTATTTATTCTAAATACTCAAACCTTGTTACAGAAATTATTAGTGATAAAGTTCCTGTGTTTGAAAAAGCAAGTATTGATGAGTTTTATGCAGATTTATCTGGAATGGATGCCTTTTTTGGGAGCTACAAATATGCATCAGAATTACGCCAGAAAATTATAAAAGAAAGTGGTTTACCTATTTCTTTTGGCTTATCTCAAAATAAAATTGTTTCTAAGGTTGCTACTGGAGAAGCAAAACCCAACAACCAACTTTTAATAAATAAGGGTTTTGAAAAAGACTTTTTGGCTCCTTTATCTATTAAAAAAATTCCTTCTGTTGGTCAAAAAACTTATGAAGTTTTAAGAAATCTAGGGGTAGATAAAGTAAAAGTAATACAAGAAATGCCTTTAGAAATGATGATAAGCGTTTTAGGCAAAAATGGTAAAACCATTTGGAAACGTGCTAATGGTTTAGACAATCCACCAATTGTAACTTATCATGAACGTAAATCATTATCTACTGAAAGAACTTATAATAAAGACACTATAGATGTAAAAAAGCTAAAAGAAACCATTTTTGCAATGGCAGAAAACTTAGCCTATCAACTTAGAAAAGGTAATAAACTAGCCTCTGTTTTTAGTGTAAAAATCAGATATTCAGACTTTAACACATACAGCAAACAAATAAAAATACCTTATACAAGTGCAGATCATATTATAATACCAACCGTTTTAGATTTGTTTCAAAAACTGTATCAAAGACGTTTATTAATACGTTTAGTAGGCGTAAAAGTATCAGATATTGTAAACGGAAATTATCAAATTAATTTATTTGATGATACTCAGCAAATGCTAAACCTATACAATGCTATGGATACTGTTCGTGACAAATATGGTGAGTTAAGTATTATGAGAGCTTCTGCAATGGGTGCAAAAACAATAGGCAGATTTAGCAACCCTTTTAATGGAGAACCTCCATTAGTTTTAGCCCACAGAAAACAATAA
- the murI gene encoding glutamate racemase, with translation MKANQNPIGFFDSGIGGTSIWKEVTALLPNESTIYLSDSKNAPYGTKNKDSILDLAIKNTEFLLNKNCKLIVVACNTATTNAIDYLRANYKIPFIGIEPAIKPAALKTKTKRIGILATKGTLNSALFEKTASTIDQQIIVKETIGTGLVELIEEGKIASKEMEQLLASYINPLVKENIDCLVLGCTHYPYLIPAIQKITGNQLEIIDSGQAVAKQTKAILQQHDLMHNGSASAKHEFYINKDKSVLERILSSVTSKTITETDF, from the coding sequence ATGAAAGCAAATCAAAATCCTATTGGTTTTTTTGACTCTGGTATTGGTGGCACCTCTATTTGGAAAGAAGTCACAGCACTCTTACCTAATGAAAGTACCATTTATTTATCAGACAGTAAAAACGCACCTTATGGCACTAAAAATAAAGATTCCATTCTTGATTTAGCTATCAAAAACACCGAATTTTTGCTTAATAAAAATTGCAAACTAATTGTGGTTGCTTGTAACACTGCAACTACAAATGCTATTGATTATCTAAGAGCAAATTATAAGATACCATTTATTGGTATAGAGCCAGCCATAAAACCTGCTGCTCTTAAAACAAAAACTAAGAGAATTGGTATACTTGCTACAAAAGGCACTTTAAATAGTGCTTTATTTGAGAAAACAGCAAGCACAATAGATCAACAGATTATTGTTAAGGAAACTATTGGTACTGGATTGGTAGAACTCATAGAAGAAGGGAAAATAGCTTCTAAAGAAATGGAGCAACTTTTAGCAAGTTACATAAATCCTTTAGTAAAGGAAAATATAGATTGTTTGGTTTTAGGTTGCACACACTACCCCTATTTAATTCCTGCTATTCAAAAAATTACAGGCAATCAATTAGAAATTATAGATTCTGGCCAAGCAGTAGCCAAGCAAACCAAGGCCATTTTACAACAACATGATTTAATGCATAATGGTTCAGCTTCTGCAAAGCATGAGTTTTACATCAATAAAGATAAAAGTGTTTTAGAAAGAATACTTAGCTCAGTGACTTCAAAAACTATCACAGAAACAGATTTTTAA
- a CDS encoding XRE family transcriptional regulator: MNILSKNIKHLRNLKKLTQEALAEELSVTRSRISSYEENRSSPTIEFLIDFSKYFKIPIDIIIKNDLTKANDVSFIEVGNKRVLFPITVDSENENLIEVIPAKASAGYLLGYDDPEYIEQLEKIKLPFLPTGKHRAFPIKGDSMLPMKDGSYVVAEFVEDIKNAKSGYSYIIVTKNDGMTYKRIENLIEEKGCFLLKPDNPSYQSYQVPISEVLELWKFTCSINTQEYEEHELKISSIINMFQDLGVELSSLKKQYLK, from the coding sequence ATGAATATTTTATCAAAAAACATTAAGCATTTAAGAAATCTTAAAAAGTTAACACAAGAAGCTTTGGCAGAAGAATTATCTGTAACAAGATCTAGAATAAGCTCTTATGAAGAAAATAGGTCATCTCCAACCATAGAATTTTTGATAGATTTTTCTAAATATTTTAAAATTCCTATTGACATTATCATAAAAAACGATTTAACAAAAGCCAATGATGTGTCTTTTATAGAGGTTGGTAATAAGCGTGTTTTGTTTCCAATAACTGTAGATAGTGAAAATGAAAATCTTATAGAAGTAATACCAGCAAAAGCTTCTGCTGGGTATTTGTTAGGTTATGATGATCCTGAATACATTGAGCAGTTAGAAAAAATTAAATTGCCTTTTTTACCTACAGGAAAACATAGGGCTTTTCCTATTAAGGGTGATTCTATGTTACCCATGAAAGATGGTTCTTATGTAGTAGCTGAATTTGTAGAAGATATTAAAAATGCAAAAAGCGGGTATTCGTATATCATTGTAACTAAAAATGATGGTATGACTTATAAAAGAATAGAAAACCTTATTGAAGAAAAGGGGTGTTTTTTGTTAAAGCCAGACAATCCTTCTTACCAATCATATCAAGTACCAATTTCTGAGGTTTTAGAGTTATGGAAGTTTACTTGTAGCATTAATACACAAGAATATGAAGAGCACGAATTAAAAATTAGCAGTATTATAAATATGTTTCAAGACTTAGGAGTAGAGTTATCGTCTTTAAAAAAGCAATACTTAAAATAG
- the bamA gene encoding outer membrane protein assembly factor BamA translates to MEKQANKLQSKFYTKLFSVALVLFALFFGFSANAQTQNDSIAKNNTAFEKGKEYILGGISVTGLVKFSEETVKVFTGLRNGQTIKLPGDKLTSAIKKLYESKQFSNVDVYLAKLDGNTVYLQFDVQELPMLKDVSIVGVKKSKAKELLKEAELKEGAMVTDNLVVTTKNYFTKKYTDKGFLKTKVTLDTRKDSSDINVVNMNVFIDKGSKIKIKDINFTGNEALSDKKLKKAMSNTKEKFLGRFWKGSKYIEDEYQEDLESILDRYSRLGYRDARILSEGISWNDDNTIDINIELEEGKQYRFSEIVFVGNKEYTDDELMKVLRIDKGDVYNGAVLKERVKGDGSPTSEDLSTLYQDSGFLFSQVNAVETKVENDSITVEIRIREDEKARIRKVTVSGNDKTNDHVIFRELRVKPGDLFSRSNIIRSIREIGQLGFFDQNVTPDVVPDYTNKTADINFNVVEKGGSQIELQGGYGGGSFIGTLGLSFNNFSIKNIFKKEAYTPLPMGDGQSLSLRLQSSRTFNTYSFSFTEPWLGGRKPKSLSFSVYSSNQFQLDPQTFQVDRDRSLGIIGASIGLGQRLKWPDDYFQLSQTISYQSFNLDNYGFRVGANVLDNGTLNNLSYSATISRNSAGPSLIFPTYGSEFSFGVKATFPYSLVNNKDYSIDSGLSQEETNAQIAEKYKWLEYYKLSAKGKWYTSFTDKLVLMTNAEMGFLGYYNSDVGLSPFERYFVGGDGIAVFQLDGREVVGLRGYENNQLSPLEGGSIYNKFQLELRYSITDAPSASIYTLGFVEAGNSYDNFQSFNPFELKRSAGVGIRIFMPAFGLLGIDFAHGFDPLPGFTEKSGWQTHFIIGRQF, encoded by the coding sequence TTGGAAAAACAAGCGAACAAATTACAGAGTAAATTTTACACAAAATTATTTTCTGTTGCACTAGTGCTATTTGCACTATTTTTTGGTTTTAGTGCTAATGCACAAACACAAAATGATTCTATAGCTAAGAATAATACTGCCTTTGAAAAAGGTAAAGAATATATTTTAGGAGGCATTTCTGTAACTGGCCTAGTTAAATTTAGCGAAGAAACTGTAAAAGTATTTACAGGTTTAAGAAATGGCCAAACCATTAAGTTACCAGGAGACAAACTTACAAGTGCCATTAAAAAACTTTACGAAAGTAAACAGTTTAGCAATGTAGATGTTTACTTGGCAAAATTAGATGGCAATACAGTTTATTTACAGTTTGATGTACAAGAACTACCAATGCTTAAAGATGTTTCTATTGTTGGTGTAAAAAAATCTAAAGCCAAAGAATTATTAAAAGAAGCTGAATTAAAAGAAGGTGCCATGGTTACAGACAACCTTGTGGTAACCACAAAAAACTACTTCACTAAAAAATATACAGATAAAGGATTTTTAAAAACCAAAGTAACTTTAGATACCAGAAAAGACTCTTCAGACATTAATGTGGTAAACATGAATGTTTTTATTGATAAAGGCTCTAAAATCAAAATTAAAGACATCAACTTTACTGGAAACGAAGCTTTATCAGATAAAAAATTAAAAAAGGCCATGAGCAATACCAAAGAGAAATTTTTGGGTCGTTTTTGGAAAGGATCTAAGTATATAGAAGATGAATATCAAGAAGACTTAGAAAGCATTTTAGACAGATACAGCAGATTAGGATATAGAGATGCCAGAATTTTAAGTGAAGGTATTTCTTGGAACGATGACAACACTATAGATATTAATATTGAGTTAGAAGAAGGTAAACAATACAGATTCTCAGAAATTGTTTTTGTTGGTAACAAAGAATATACTGATGATGAATTGATGAAAGTGCTAAGAATTGACAAAGGTGATGTTTACAATGGTGCTGTTTTAAAAGAAAGAGTAAAAGGTGATGGTTCACCAACATCAGAAGATCTATCTACACTTTACCAAGATAGTGGTTTTCTTTTCTCTCAAGTAAATGCTGTTGAAACCAAAGTAGAAAACGATTCTATTACAGTAGAAATTAGAATTCGTGAAGATGAAAAAGCACGTATTCGAAAGGTTACAGTTTCTGGAAATGACAAAACAAACGATCATGTTATCTTTAGAGAGCTAAGAGTAAAACCAGGCGATTTATTTAGTAGAAGTAACATTATACGTTCTATTCGTGAAATTGGTCAGTTAGGTTTCTTTGACCAAAATGTAACTCCAGATGTTGTTCCAGATTACACTAATAAAACTGCAGATATTAACTTTAACGTAGTAGAAAAAGGTGGTAGCCAAATTGAATTGCAAGGTGGTTATGGTGGTGGTTCCTTTATAGGTACTTTAGGGTTATCATTCAACAATTTCTCCATTAAAAATATCTTTAAAAAAGAAGCATACACTCCTTTACCAATGGGAGATGGTCAAAGCTTATCTTTACGTTTACAATCAAGTAGAACGTTTAATACTTATAGTTTCTCATTTACAGAACCTTGGTTAGGTGGTAGAAAACCAAAATCATTATCATTCTCTGTTTATTCATCAAATCAATTTCAATTAGATCCTCAAACTTTTCAAGTTGATAGAGATCGTAGTTTAGGGATTATTGGTGCATCTATTGGTTTAGGACAACGTTTAAAATGGCCAGATGATTATTTTCAACTTTCACAAACCATCAGTTACCAAAGTTTTAACTTAGATAACTACGGCTTTAGAGTTGGTGCTAATGTACTAGATAATGGTACTTTAAATAACTTATCTTATAGTGCAACCATATCTAGAAACTCTGCAGGACCAAGTTTAATTTTCCCAACTTATGGATCTGAATTCTCTTTTGGTGTAAAAGCAACTTTTCCTTACTCATTAGTAAATAATAAAGATTATTCTATTGATAGTGGGTTGAGCCAAGAAGAAACAAATGCACAAATTGCAGAAAAATACAAGTGGTTAGAATACTATAAATTAAGTGCTAAAGGTAAATGGTACACTTCATTTACAGACAAATTAGTGTTAATGACAAATGCAGAAATGGGCTTCCTAGGTTACTATAATTCTGATGTAGGTTTATCACCATTTGAAAGATACTTTGTGGGTGGAGATGGTATTGCCGTTTTTCAATTAGATGGTAGAGAAGTTGTAGGTTTAAGAGGTTATGAAAACAACCAATTATCTCCATTAGAAGGTGGTTCTATTTATAACAAATTTCAATTAGAATTAAGATATTCTATAACAGATGCACCTTCTGCCTCTATTTATACTTTAGGATTTGTAGAAGCTGGTAATTCTTACGACAATTTTCAGTCATTTAATCCGTTTGAATTAAAACGTTCAGCAGGAGTTGGTATAAGAATCTTTATGCCTGCCTTTGGTCTATTAGGTATAGACTTTGCGCATGGATTTGATCCTTTACCAGGTTTTACAGAAAAATCGGGCTGGCAAACGCATTTTATCATTGGAAGACAATTCTAA
- a CDS encoding OmpH family outer membrane protein yields MKKIFLLVVLLFSVSSIWSQRNQIIAYMDMEYILENVPEYIQAQNTLDAKVAKWRKKLDDQARHIEVLKSDLANEKAILTKELIEEKEEEISIKQVELRRLESLYFGPNGDLFLVRKQLVKPIQDQVYNAVQSIAKRKNYDFVFEKSSDLVMLYSNKKYDISELVLSTIDRTRLQEQKKEERNKKKAAPKKEVTKVQQEKIEQKEALQNKKIEAVAKKIAEQEAKKKEIADKRKALMKQREEKRKLLRQKKEEARKKKEEEKKEKEKEKNKEDN; encoded by the coding sequence ATGAAAAAAATATTTTTATTAGTCGTTCTTTTATTTAGTGTCTCTTCAATCTGGTCACAAAGAAATCAAATTATTGCTTATATGGATATGGAATACATTCTAGAAAATGTTCCAGAATACATTCAAGCGCAAAATACTTTAGATGCCAAAGTTGCCAAATGGAGAAAAAAATTAGATGATCAGGCAAGACATATAGAAGTATTAAAATCTGATTTGGCAAATGAAAAAGCCATTTTAACCAAAGAGTTAATTGAAGAAAAGGAAGAAGAAATTTCAATTAAGCAAGTAGAATTAAGAAGGTTAGAATCGCTTTATTTCGGTCCAAATGGAGATTTATTTCTTGTAAGAAAACAATTGGTTAAGCCAATACAAGACCAAGTTTACAATGCTGTACAGAGTATTGCTAAGAGAAAAAACTACGATTTTGTTTTTGAAAAATCTAGTGATTTAGTAATGCTATATTCGAATAAAAAATACGATATTAGCGAACTTGTTTTATCTACCATAGACAGAACAAGATTACAGGAGCAGAAAAAAGAAGAAAGAAACAAGAAAAAAGCTGCGCCTAAGAAAGAAGTAACCAAAGTTCAACAAGAAAAAATAGAACAAAAAGAAGCGTTACAAAACAAAAAAATTGAAGCTGTAGCTAAGAAAATAGCAGAACAAGAAGCTAAGAAAAAAGAAATAGCAGACAAGAGAAAAGCTTTAATGAAACAAAGAGAAGAAAAAAGAAAACTCTTAAGACAGAAAAAAGAAGAAGCTAGAAAAAAGAAAGAAGAGGAAAAAAAGGAAAAAGAGAAAGAGAAGAACAAAGAAGATAATTAA
- a CDS encoding type IX secretion system membrane protein PorP/SprF: MKLLSFRILFLVAFIFSLKGNAQETLPIYQDYLSDNVYLVHPSAAGIGNSSKLRLTARQQWAGIPNAPSLQTLSFHTKFGEYSNAGYGLVLFNDKNGFHSQKGVQATYAYHLPMSNDRLFNQLSFGLSFTFVQNQSDQTTFTGDAAVAAIVESTSYYNADFGVAYHYGGFSSYFTVKNLLLTAKNNLNVQEPLDLRNYIFSAGYYFGQDLFVQFEPSVMLQFREGTGQRIADFNLKAYKNFSKTQFWAALSYRRGFDANAIENAQFLSPIVGINYQNFLFSYTYTNQMNETVLTNTGFHQISVGVNLWTREPRAAACPNINAAFGGF, translated from the coding sequence ATGAAGTTACTCTCTTTTAGGATTCTCTTTTTGGTAGCATTTATTTTCTCATTAAAAGGGAATGCTCAAGAAACTTTACCAATTTATCAAGACTATTTATCTGATAATGTGTATTTGGTTCATCCATCTGCTGCAGGAATTGGTAATTCAAGTAAATTAAGATTAACTGCAAGACAACAATGGGCAGGTATACCTAATGCACCTTCATTACAAACGTTAAGTTTTCACACTAAATTTGGCGAGTATTCTAATGCTGGCTATGGTTTGGTTCTGTTTAATGATAAGAATGGTTTTCACTCTCAAAAAGGAGTGCAGGCAACTTATGCCTACCATTTGCCAATGAGTAATGATAGGCTTTTTAATCAGCTTTCATTTGGATTGTCTTTTACGTTTGTTCAAAATCAATCAGATCAAACTACTTTTACTGGAGATGCTGCAGTTGCTGCTATTGTAGAAAGCACTAGTTACTACAATGCAGATTTTGGTGTTGCTTATCATTATGGAGGTTTTTCATCGTATTTTACCGTAAAAAATTTATTACTTACAGCTAAGAACAATCTAAATGTTCAAGAACCTTTAGATTTAAGAAACTACATATTTTCTGCAGGATATTATTTTGGCCAAGATTTATTTGTACAGTTTGAACCATCTGTCATGTTACAATTTAGAGAAGGTACAGGTCAACGAATTGCAGATTTTAATTTAAAAGCTTACAAGAACTTTTCAAAAACTCAATTTTGGGCAGCACTTTCTTACAGAAGAGGTTTTGATGCAAATGCTATAGAAAATGCTCAGTTTTTATCGCCAATCGTAGGTATCAATTATCAGAACTTTTTATTCTCATATACATACACGAATCAAATGAACGAAACTGTTTTAACAAACACTGGTTTTCATCAAATTTCTGTAGGTGTAAATTTATGGACGAGAGAGCCTAGAGCTGCAGCATGTCCGAACATTAATGCTGCTTTTGGCGGATTTTAA